In a single window of the Pseudomonas sp. B21-015 genome:
- the lpxB gene encoding lipid-A-disaccharide synthase — protein MANLRIALVAGEASGDILGAGLMRALKAQHPAVEFMGVGGPLMQAEGLTSYFPMERLSVMGLVEVLGRLRELLARRKKLVADLIAEKPDVFIGIDAPDFNLNIELKLHQAGIKTVHYVSPSVWAWRQKRVLKIREGCDLMLTLFPFEAKFYQEKGVPVRFVGHSLADAIPLEADRAAARAELGLPGGPLVALMPGSRGGEVGRLGALFLDTAQRLRAMRPGVRFVMPCASPERRAQLEELLVGRDLPLTLLDGKSHQALAACDAVLIASGTATLEALLYKRPMVVAYRLAPLTFWILKRMVKSPYVSLPNLLAQRLLVPELLQDDATVEALAQTLSPLIEGGQEQTRGFDEIHRTLRLDASNQAADAVLNLIGGA, from the coding sequence ATGGCCAATCTGCGTATTGCGCTGGTGGCGGGTGAGGCTTCCGGTGACATTCTGGGCGCGGGTTTGATGCGTGCGCTCAAGGCACAGCATCCTGCGGTCGAGTTCATGGGTGTCGGCGGTCCGCTGATGCAGGCCGAAGGCCTGACCTCCTATTTCCCGATGGAACGCCTTTCTGTCATGGGGCTGGTGGAAGTGCTGGGCCGTTTGCGCGAGCTGTTGGCACGTCGCAAGAAATTGGTTGCGGACCTGATTGCCGAGAAGCCGGACGTGTTCATCGGTATCGATGCCCCGGACTTCAATCTCAATATCGAACTCAAGCTGCATCAGGCCGGGATCAAGACGGTGCATTACGTCAGCCCGTCGGTCTGGGCCTGGCGGCAAAAACGGGTGCTGAAGATTCGCGAAGGTTGCGACCTGATGCTGACGCTGTTCCCGTTCGAAGCTAAATTTTATCAAGAGAAGGGCGTGCCGGTGCGGTTTGTCGGGCATTCCCTGGCCGATGCAATCCCGCTTGAGGCCGATCGCGCCGCTGCGCGGGCCGAACTCGGTTTGCCGGGCGGGCCGTTGGTCGCCCTGATGCCGGGCAGTCGTGGCGGTGAGGTCGGGCGCCTCGGCGCGCTGTTCCTTGATACCGCCCAGCGCCTGCGGGCCATGCGTCCAGGCGTGCGGTTCGTCATGCCGTGCGCCAGCCCGGAACGCCGGGCCCAGCTTGAAGAGCTGCTGGTCGGTCGCGACTTGCCGTTGACCTTGCTCGACGGCAAATCCCACCAGGCATTGGCGGCGTGCGATGCGGTATTGATCGCTTCAGGAACGGCAACGCTGGAAGCACTGCTGTACAAGCGGCCGATGGTGGTCGCTTATCGCTTGGCACCGCTGACGTTCTGGATTCTCAAGCGGATGGTGAAGAGTCCTTACGTGTCCTTGCCGAACCTGCTGGCCCAGCGTCTGCTGGTGCCGGAGTTGTTGCAGGACGATGCGACGGTCGAAGCCTTGGCCCAGACCCTGTCGCCACTGATCGAAGGTGGCCAGGAGCAGACCCGAGGCTTCGACGAAATCCACCGAACCCTGCGCCTGGACGCCTCCAATCAGGCAGCGGACGCGGTGCTGAACCTGATTGGCGGAGCATAA
- the lpxA gene encoding acyl-ACP--UDP-N-acetylglucosamine O-acyltransferase: protein MSLIDPRAIIDPTAVLADDVEVGPWSIIGAGVEIGEGTVIGPHVILKGPTRIGKHNRIYQFSSVGEDTPDLKYKGEETRLVIGDHNVIREGVTIHRGTIQDRSETTLGDHNLIMAYAHIGHDSVIGNHCILVNNTALAGHVHVEDWAILSGFTLVHQYCHIGAHSFSGMGTAIGKDVPAYVTVFGNPAEARSMNFEGMRRRGFSEDAIHALRRAYKVVYRQGLTVEQALAELAEPSLQFPEVAVFRDSIQSSTRGITR, encoded by the coding sequence ATGAGTTTGATTGACCCTCGCGCAATCATCGATCCGACGGCCGTTCTGGCCGACGACGTCGAAGTCGGCCCTTGGTCGATCATCGGCGCAGGTGTGGAAATCGGCGAGGGAACAGTGATCGGGCCGCATGTGATTCTCAAGGGCCCGACCCGAATCGGTAAGCACAACCGCATCTACCAGTTTTCTTCGGTAGGCGAGGACACGCCCGATTTGAAATACAAAGGCGAAGAAACCCGTCTGGTCATCGGTGATCACAACGTCATCCGCGAAGGCGTGACGATTCACCGTGGGACCATTCAGGACCGTTCGGAAACGACCCTCGGCGATCACAACCTGATCATGGCCTATGCCCACATCGGCCATGACAGCGTCATCGGTAATCACTGCATTCTGGTCAACAACACCGCGTTGGCGGGCCATGTGCATGTCGAGGACTGGGCGATCCTGTCCGGTTTTACCCTGGTTCACCAGTATTGCCACATTGGTGCCCACAGCTTTTCCGGCATGGGCACCGCCATTGGCAAGGACGTTCCAGCCTACGTCACGGTATTCGGCAACCCGGCCGAAGCCCGCAGCATGAACTTCGAAGGCATGCGCCGTCGCGGTTTCAGCGAAGACGCGATCCACGCGCTGCGTCGTGCCTACAAGGTGGTTTACCGCCAGGGCCTGACGGTCGAGCAAGCGCTTGCCGAGCTGGCGGAACCTTCGCTGCAGTTCCCGGAAGTCGCGGTATTCCGTGATTCCATCCAGTCTTCGACCCGTGGCATCACCCGCTAA
- the fabZ gene encoding 3-hydroxyacyl-ACP dehydratase FabZ: MMDINEIREYLPHRYPFLLVDRVVDLDVEDKRIRAYKNVSINEPFFNGHFPAHPIMPGVLIIEAMAQAAGILGFKMLDVKPADGTLYYFVGSDKLRFRQPVLPGDQLILEAKFISCKRQIWKFECQASVDGKPVCSAEIICAERKL, encoded by the coding sequence ATGATGGACATCAACGAGATTCGCGAATACCTGCCTCACCGTTACCCGTTCCTGCTGGTGGATCGGGTCGTGGATCTGGATGTGGAAGACAAGCGCATTCGCGCCTACAAGAATGTCAGCATCAACGAGCCGTTCTTCAATGGTCACTTCCCTGCGCATCCAATCATGCCGGGCGTATTGATCATCGAAGCGATGGCTCAGGCTGCCGGGATCCTTGGTTTCAAAATGCTCGACGTGAAACCGGCCGACGGCACCCTTTACTATTTCGTCGGCTCCGACAAATTGCGCTTTCGTCAGCCAGTGCTGCCGGGCGACCAACTGATCCTTGAAGCCAAGTTCATCAGCTGCAAGCGTCAGATCTGGAAATTCGAATGCCAGGCTTCGGTCGATGGCAAACCCGTCTGCTCCGCTGAAATCATCTGCGCGGAACGCAAGCTATGA
- the lpxD gene encoding UDP-3-O-(3-hydroxymyristoyl)glucosamine N-acyltransferase, which yields MTATIKLGQLAEFLGATLRGDPKKEITGLATLQEAGPAQLSFLANPQYRKYLTGSQAAAVLLKAADAEGFAGDALVVPDPYLAYARISHLFDPKPKAPAGIHPTAVVAADAVVDPAASIGAFAVIESAARIGAGVTVGAHCFIGARSEIGEGGWLAPRVTLYHDVRVGKRVVIQSGAVLGGEGFGFANEKGVWQKIAQIGGVSIGDDVEIGVNTAIDRGALADTVIGNGVKLDNQIQIAHNVQVGDHTAMAACVGISGSTKIGKHCMLAGGVGLVGHIDICDNVFLTGMTMVTHSITEPGSYSSGTAMQPAAEWRKSAARIRQLDDIARRLRQLEKRVGDVTPDGNASSDG from the coding sequence ATGACAGCGACTATCAAGCTCGGCCAGCTGGCCGAGTTCCTCGGCGCCACCTTACGTGGCGACCCGAAGAAGGAAATTACTGGGCTAGCCACTTTGCAAGAGGCTGGCCCAGCTCAGTTGAGCTTTCTGGCAAACCCCCAATATCGTAAATACCTGACTGGCAGTCAGGCCGCAGCTGTATTGCTGAAGGCCGCCGACGCTGAAGGTTTTGCCGGTGATGCCCTGGTGGTGCCTGATCCGTATCTGGCCTACGCGCGCATTTCCCATTTGTTCGATCCCAAGCCCAAGGCACCTGCCGGTATTCATCCGACAGCCGTGGTGGCAGCGGATGCGGTGGTTGATCCGGCAGCGAGCATCGGTGCCTTTGCGGTGATCGAAAGCGCAGCGCGAATTGGTGCTGGTGTGACCGTTGGGGCTCATTGCTTCATTGGCGCTCGCAGCGAAATCGGCGAGGGCGGCTGGCTGGCCCCGCGCGTTACGCTGTATCACGACGTGCGCGTCGGCAAACGGGTCGTGATTCAATCCGGTGCCGTGCTCGGCGGTGAAGGCTTCGGTTTTGCCAATGAGAAAGGTGTCTGGCAGAAAATCGCCCAGATCGGCGGCGTCTCGATTGGTGACGACGTTGAAATAGGTGTAAATACCGCTATCGATCGCGGTGCGTTGGCCGATACCGTCATCGGCAATGGTGTGAAGCTCGACAACCAGATTCAGATCGCCCACAACGTCCAGGTCGGTGACCACACTGCCATGGCCGCATGTGTGGGGATTTCCGGCAGCACCAAAATCGGCAAGCATTGCATGCTCGCCGGTGGCGTAGGGCTGGTGGGGCATATCGACATTTGCGATAACGTTTTCCTGACCGGGATGACCATGGTGACCCACTCGATTACCGAGCCGGGCTCTTATTCTTCCGGTACGGCGATGCAACCGGCAGCCGAATGGCGCAAAAGCGCGGCACGTATCCGTCAGCTCGATGACATCGCGCGACGTCTGCGACAGCTGGAAAAGCGTGTAGGGGACGTGACCCCTGACGGTAATGCTTCATCAGATGGCTGA
- a CDS encoding OmpH family outer membrane protein, with amino-acid sequence MRKLTQLVLLATVLVAGPAFADMKIAVLNYQMALLESDAAKKYAVDAEKKFGPQLTKLKSLESSAKGIQDRLMAGGDKMQQGERERLELEFKQKARDFQFQSKELNEAKAVADREMLKQLKPKLDSAVEEVIKKGAFDLVFERGAVIDVKPQYDITRQVIERMNQLK; translated from the coding sequence GTGCGTAAGTTGACTCAATTGGTTCTCCTGGCGACCGTACTGGTCGCAGGACCGGCTTTTGCCGACATGAAAATCGCCGTTCTGAACTATCAAATGGCGCTGCTGGAATCCGACGCGGCGAAGAAATACGCCGTGGATGCCGAGAAGAAGTTCGGCCCGCAACTGACCAAGCTCAAGAGCCTGGAAAGCAGCGCCAAGGGTATCCAGGACCGTCTGATGGCCGGTGGCGACAAAATGCAGCAAGGCGAGCGTGAGCGCCTGGAGCTTGAGTTCAAGCAAAAGGCCCGTGATTTCCAGTTCCAGTCCAAGGAGCTGAACGAAGCCAAAGCCGTTGCCGACCGTGAAATGCTGAAGCAGCTCAAGCCGAAACTGGACAGCGCTGTGGAAGAAGTCATCAAGAAAGGTGCTTTTGACCTGGTCTTCGAGCGTGGCGCAGTGATTGATGTCAAACCTCAGTACGACATCACTCGCCAGGTTATCGAGCGCATGAATCAGCTGAAGTAA
- the bamA gene encoding outer membrane protein assembly factor BamA encodes MKRLLLTAVLTVLMIAEVHAESFTISDIRVNGLQRVSAGSVFGALPLNVGEQADDRRLVESTRALFKTGFFQDIQLGREGNVLVITVVERPSVASIEIEGNKAISTEDLMKGLKQSGLAEGEIFQRATLEGVRNELQRQYVAQGRYSATVDTEVVPQPRNRVALKVNINEGTVAAIQHINVVGNTVFPDEDLIDLFELKTSNWLSFFKNDDKYAREKLSGDLERLRSYYLDRGYINMDIASTQVSITPDKKHVYITVNVNEGEKYTVRDVKLSGDLKVPEDQVKSLLLVQKGQVFSRKLMTTTSELITRRLGNEGYTFANVNGVPQPHDEDHTVDITFAVDPGKRAYVNRINFRGNTKSEDEVLRREMRQMEGGWASTYLIDQSKTRLERLGFFKEVNVETPAVPGVDDQVDVNYSVEEQASGSITASVGFAQSAGLILGGSITQNNFLGTGNKVSIGLTRSQYQSRYNFGYVDPYWTADGVSLGYNAFYRTTDYDELDADVASYAVDSLGAGVSVGYPISETSRLTFGLSAQQDKIKTGQYTVDEIFDFVNREGDSYLNFKASAGWSESTLNKGVLATRGHSQSLTLETTTPGSDLSFFKLDYRGQLFQPLTENYTMRLHTELGYGDGYGSTDGLPFYENYYAGGFNSVRGFKDSTLGPRSTPSRGVAVTGNTGTLADPDQDPLPFGGNVLIQGGVEVLFPLPFVKDQRSLRTSVFWDVGNVFDSKCEKTTNANVGSTSQTACNDISLSNMASSVGVGVTWVTALGPLSFALAMPIKKPDEAETQVFQFSLGQTF; translated from the coding sequence ATGAAACGTCTGCTGCTAACTGCGGTTCTCACCGTATTGATGATCGCCGAAGTTCACGCCGAGTCCTTCACTATCTCTGATATTCGCGTCAATGGCCTCCAGCGGGTCTCCGCGGGTAGTGTCTTTGGTGCCTTGCCGTTGAACGTCGGCGAACAGGCGGATGATCGTCGCCTGGTGGAATCCACTCGTGCGCTGTTCAAAACCGGGTTCTTTCAAGATATCCAGCTGGGCCGTGAAGGCAACGTCCTGGTCATCACGGTAGTCGAGCGGCCGTCGGTCGCCAGTATCGAGATCGAAGGCAACAAGGCGATCTCCACTGAAGACCTGATGAAGGGCCTCAAGCAATCCGGTCTGGCCGAAGGCGAGATCTTCCAGCGCGCCACCCTCGAAGGTGTGCGTAACGAGCTGCAGCGTCAATACGTCGCTCAGGGCCGCTACTCGGCTACCGTCGACACCGAAGTGGTGCCGCAGCCGCGTAACCGCGTTGCCCTGAAGGTCAATATCAACGAGGGCACCGTTGCGGCGATCCAGCACATCAACGTGGTGGGCAACACCGTCTTCCCTGATGAAGATCTGATCGACCTGTTCGAACTCAAGACCAGCAACTGGCTGTCGTTTTTCAAGAACGATGACAAGTACGCCCGTGAAAAACTCTCCGGTGACCTGGAGCGTCTGCGTTCCTACTATCTGGACCGCGGCTATATCAATATGGATATCGCTTCGACCCAGGTGTCCATCACCCCGGACAAGAAACACGTCTATATCACCGTCAACGTCAACGAAGGCGAGAAGTACACCGTTCGTGACGTGAAGCTCAGCGGTGACCTGAAAGTCCCTGAAGACCAGGTCAAGTCCCTGCTGCTGGTGCAGAAAGGCCAGGTGTTCTCGCGCAAGCTGATGACCACCACCTCCGAACTGATCACCCGCCGCCTGGGTAACGAGGGTTACACCTTCGCCAACGTCAACGGCGTGCCTCAGCCTCACGATGAAGACCACACGGTCGATATCACGTTCGCTGTCGATCCAGGCAAGCGTGCTTATGTGAACCGCATCAACTTCCGTGGCAACACCAAGTCAGAAGACGAAGTGCTGCGCCGTGAAATGCGTCAGATGGAAGGCGGCTGGGCTTCGACCTACCTGATCGATCAATCCAAGACGCGCCTGGAACGCCTGGGCTTCTTCAAGGAAGTCAACGTCGAAACACCAGCCGTACCCGGTGTCGATGACCAGGTTGACGTGAACTACAGCGTTGAAGAACAGGCCTCCGGTTCGATTACCGCCAGCGTCGGTTTCGCCCAGAGCGCCGGCCTGATCCTCGGTGGTTCGATCACCCAGAACAACTTCCTGGGTACCGGTAACAAGGTCAGTATCGGTTTGACCCGCAGCCAATACCAGAGCCGTTATAACTTCGGTTATGTCGACCCCTACTGGACTGCTGACGGTGTGAGCCTGGGTTACAACGCTTTCTACCGCACCACCGACTACGATGAGCTCGATGCCGACGTGGCCAGCTATGCCGTAGACAGCCTGGGTGCGGGCGTGAGCGTCGGTTACCCGATCAGCGAGACTTCGCGTCTGACCTTCGGTCTGTCTGCGCAACAGGACAAGATCAAGACTGGCCAGTATACCGTTGACGAGATTTTCGACTTCGTTAACCGCGAAGGCGACAGCTACCTGAACTTCAAGGCTTCGGCCGGTTGGTCCGAGTCCACCCTGAACAAGGGCGTACTGGCGACCCGCGGTCATTCCCAGAGTCTGACCCTGGAAACCACGACGCCTGGCAGTGACCTGTCGTTCTTCAAGCTCGATTACCGTGGCCAGTTGTTCCAGCCGTTGACCGAAAATTACACCATGCGCCTGCACACCGAGCTGGGCTATGGCGATGGTTACGGTTCGACCGATGGCTTGCCGTTCTATGAAAATTACTACGCGGGTGGTTTCAACTCGGTGCGTGGCTTCAAGGACAGTACCCTGGGGCCTCGCAGTACCCCTAGCCGCGGCGTGGCTGTGACGGGTAACACCGGCACACTTGCCGACCCGGATCAGGATCCGCTGCCGTTCGGTGGTAACGTGCTGATCCAGGGTGGTGTCGAAGTGCTTTTCCCACTGCCATTCGTCAAGGATCAGCGTTCCTTGCGTACTTCGGTATTCTGGGATGTGGGTAACGTATTCGACTCCAAGTGCGAAAAAACGACAAACGCAAATGTCGGTTCAACCTCTCAAACAGCGTGCAACGACATCAGCCTGAGCAACATGGCCAGTTCTGTCGGTGTAGGTGTGACCTGGGTTACCGCACTGGGGCCTCTGAGTTTCGCGTTGGCCATGCCGATCAAGAAACCGGATGAGGCTGAAACCCAAGTGTTCCAATTCTCCCTCGGCCAGACGTTCTAA
- the rseP gene encoding sigma E protease regulator RseP: protein MSALYMIVGTLVALGVLVTFHEFGHFWVARRCGVKVLRFSVGFGMPLLRWHDSKGTEFVVAAIPLGGYVKMLDEREGEVPADQLDQAFNRKSVRQRIAIVAAGPIANFLLAMVFFWALAMLGSEQVRPVIGAVESGSIAAKAGLSPGQEIVAIDGEPTSGWGAVNLQLVRRLGESGSLQLLVREQGSTVDSPRELVLEKWLKGADEPDPIRSLGIRPWRPALPPVLAEFDPKGPAKAAGLKAGDRLLALDGKALDDWQQVVDIVRLHPDTKIMLRVERDGAQIDVPVTLAARGESKAPSGYLGAGVKAVDWPPEMIREVSYGPVAAIGEGARRTWTMSVLTLDSLKKMLFGELSVKNLSGPITIAKVAGASAQSGFADFLNFLAYLSISLGVLNLLPIPVLDGGHLLFYLIEWARGRPLSDRVQGWGIQIGISLVVGVMLLALVNDLGRL from the coding sequence ATGAGCGCGCTCTATATGATTGTCGGCACCCTGGTAGCGCTGGGCGTGCTGGTCACCTTCCACGAGTTCGGCCATTTCTGGGTCGCGCGTCGCTGCGGGGTCAAAGTGCTGCGTTTCTCTGTGGGCTTCGGCATGCCGCTGCTGCGCTGGCACGACAGCAAGGGCACTGAGTTCGTGGTCGCCGCCATTCCGCTGGGTGGCTACGTGAAAATGCTCGACGAGCGCGAGGGCGAGGTCCCGGCCGATCAGCTCGATCAAGCCTTCAATCGCAAGTCCGTCCGCCAGCGCATTGCTATCGTGGCAGCCGGTCCGATCGCCAACTTTCTATTGGCGATGGTGTTTTTCTGGGCGTTGGCAATGCTCGGCAGCGAGCAGGTGCGCCCGGTTATCGGCGCGGTTGAGTCCGGCAGTATTGCCGCCAAGGCCGGTTTGAGTCCGGGTCAGGAAATTGTTGCCATCGATGGCGAGCCAACCTCCGGCTGGGGCGCAGTGAATTTGCAGCTGGTCCGTCGCCTGGGGGAAAGCGGTTCCCTTCAATTGTTGGTCCGCGAACAGGGCTCCACGGTGGATTCGCCTCGTGAGCTGGTATTGGAAAAGTGGCTCAAGGGCGCTGATGAGCCGGATCCGATTCGTTCGCTGGGTATTCGACCTTGGCGTCCGGCGTTGCCGCCGGTCCTGGCCGAGTTCGATCCGAAAGGGCCGGCGAAGGCTGCGGGCCTGAAAGCCGGCGACCGCTTGTTGGCCCTCGATGGCAAGGCGCTGGATGACTGGCAGCAGGTGGTCGACATCGTCCGCCTGCATCCGGATACCAAAATCATGCTGCGCGTCGAGCGCGATGGTGCTCAAATCGATGTCCCTGTGACACTGGCTGCTCGCGGCGAGAGCAAGGCACCCAGTGGTTATCTGGGCGCGGGGGTGAAAGCGGTCGATTGGCCACCAGAGATGATTCGCGAAGTCAGTTACGGTCCGGTAGCTGCGATTGGGGAGGGTGCCCGACGCACCTGGACCATGAGCGTACTGACCCTCGATTCGCTCAAGAAAATGTTGTTCGGCGAGCTCTCGGTAAAAAACTTGAGTGGACCGATAACCATTGCTAAAGTGGCGGGCGCTTCTGCCCAGTCGGGCTTCGCTGATTTCCTGAATTTCCTTGCTTATCTGAGTATTAGCCTGGGGGTTCTGAATTTGCTGCCCATTCCTGTGCTGGATGGGGGGCATTTGTTGTTTTATCTGATCGAGTGGGCGCGTGGTCGTCCCTTGTCGGATCGGGTGCAAGGTTGGGGGATACAGATCGGTATCAGTTTGGTGGTCGGGGTGATGTTGCTTGCTCTGGTCAATGATCTGGGTCGACTGTAA
- the ispC gene encoding 1-deoxy-D-xylulose-5-phosphate reductoisomerase: MSRPQQITVLGATGSIGLSTLDVIARHPERYQVFALSGFTRLSDLLALCVRHAPRFAVVPEAGAARGLQDDLRAAGLSTRVLVGEEGLCQIASDPEVDAVMAAIVGAAGLRPTLAAVEAGKKILLANKEALVMSGALFMQAVRKSGSVLLPIDSEHNAIFQCMPQDFARGLGAVGVRRILLTASGGPFRQTPMAELAHVSPEQACAHPNWSMGRKISVDSASMMNKGLELIEACWLFDATPSQVEVVIHPQSVIHSLVDYIDGSVLAQLGNPDMRTPIANALAWPERIDSGVAPLDLFAIARLDFQAPDEERFPCLRLARQAAEAGNSAPAMLNAANEVAVAAFLDGRVRYLEIASIIEEVLSLEPVVAVDDLEAVFTADAKARVLAGQWLSRHGR; encoded by the coding sequence GTGAGCCGCCCGCAGCAGATTACCGTGCTGGGGGCGACCGGTTCGATTGGTCTGAGCACCCTCGACGTCATCGCCCGTCATCCCGAGCGCTATCAGGTTTTTGCCTTGAGCGGTTTCACTCGCTTGAGTGATTTGCTGGCGCTGTGTGTGCGTCATGCACCGCGCTTCGCGGTCGTGCCGGAAGCTGGCGCTGCCCGAGGCTTGCAGGACGACTTGCGCGCGGCCGGTCTGTCGACCCGCGTTCTGGTGGGGGAGGAAGGGTTGTGCCAGATCGCCTCCGATCCGGAAGTCGATGCGGTGATGGCGGCCATCGTCGGTGCGGCAGGCTTGCGTCCGACTCTGGCGGCGGTCGAAGCCGGCAAGAAGATTCTTCTGGCCAATAAAGAAGCACTGGTGATGTCCGGTGCGTTGTTTATGCAGGCCGTGCGTAAAAGCGGTTCGGTGTTGCTGCCGATTGATAGCGAGCACAACGCGATTTTCCAGTGCATGCCGCAGGATTTCGCCCGTGGACTGGGTGCGGTCGGTGTACGCCGGATTTTACTGACAGCCTCTGGCGGCCCGTTCCGACAGACACCCATGGCCGAACTGGCGCATGTTTCCCCTGAGCAAGCGTGTGCCCACCCGAACTGGTCCATGGGGCGCAAGATATCGGTGGATTCGGCCAGCATGATGAACAAGGGGCTCGAGCTGATAGAAGCCTGCTGGCTGTTCGACGCTACGCCTTCTCAGGTCGAAGTGGTGATTCACCCGCAGAGCGTGATTCATTCGCTGGTCGACTACATCGATGGTTCGGTACTGGCGCAGTTGGGCAATCCGGACATGCGCACGCCGATCGCCAATGCCCTGGCCTGGCCAGAGCGGATCGACTCGGGTGTTGCACCCCTGGACCTGTTCGCCATCGCTCGCCTGGACTTCCAGGCGCCCGATGAAGAGCGTTTCCCTTGCCTGCGCCTTGCGCGTCAGGCCGCCGAGGCCGGCAACAGTGCGCCGGCCATGCTCAATGCGGCGAATGAAGTGGCTGTGGCGGCCTTTCTCGACGGACGGGTTCGCTATCTGGAAATCGCGAGTATCATCGAGGAAGTGTTGAGCCTCGAGCCTGTGGTTGCGGTAGATGATCTCGAGGCAGTGTTTACGGCCGATGCGAAGGCACGGGTACTGGCCGGGCAATGGCTGAGTCGTCACGGGCGATAA
- a CDS encoding phosphatidate cytidylyltransferase, producing MLKQRIITALILLPIALCGFFLLEGSGFALFIGLVVTLGAWEWARLAGFAAQSIRVAYAAVVALILFVMHILPGLAPWVLGASVLWWGVATYLVLTYPRSSEHWASAACKLVIGLLILLPAWQGLIWIKQGALGNWQIMAVMVLVWGADIGAYFSGRAFGKRKLAPQVSPGKSWEGVYGGLLLSLVVTAIVGFVRDWSFAQMLMGLFGAAIIVFISVVGDLTESMFKRQSGIKDSSNLLPGHGGVLDRIDSLTAAIPVFAVLLWMAAP from the coding sequence ATGCTTAAACAACGAATCATCACGGCGCTGATCCTGCTGCCGATTGCCCTGTGCGGGTTTTTCCTGCTCGAAGGCTCCGGTTTTGCGCTGTTCATCGGGCTGGTGGTGACGCTTGGTGCGTGGGAATGGGCGCGCCTGGCAGGTTTCGCTGCCCAGTCGATCCGTGTCGCCTATGCGGCTGTGGTCGCGTTGATTCTGTTTGTCATGCACATCCTGCCGGGGCTCGCGCCTTGGGTATTGGGCGCTTCGGTGCTCTGGTGGGGCGTGGCCACGTACCTGGTGCTGACCTATCCACGGTCTAGCGAGCACTGGGCCAGTGCAGCTTGCAAACTGGTGATCGGTTTGTTGATTCTGTTGCCGGCCTGGCAAGGGCTGATCTGGATCAAGCAAGGCGCCCTGGGTAACTGGCAGATCATGGCGGTGATGGTGCTGGTCTGGGGTGCTGATATCGGCGCGTACTTCTCCGGCCGGGCCTTCGGCAAACGCAAGCTGGCGCCACAGGTCAGCCCAGGCAAGAGCTGGGAAGGCGTTTACGGCGGCTTGCTGCTGAGTCTGGTGGTCACGGCAATCGTCGGTTTTGTGCGGGACTGGAGTTTCGCTCAGATGCTGATGGGGCTGTTCGGTGCCGCAATTATCGTATTCATTTCAGTGGTCGGCGACCTCACTGAAAGCATGTTCAAGCGCCAGTCGGGGATCAAGGACAGCAGTAATCTGCTACCCGGCCACGGCGGCGTGCTGGACCGCATCGACAGCCTGACGGCGGCGATTCCGGTGTTCGCCGTGCTGCTGTGGATGGCGGCGCCGTGA
- the uppS gene encoding polyprenyl diphosphate synthase translates to MDKTKQTAPSAVPRHVAIIMDGNNRWAKKRFMPGVAGHKAGVDAVRAVIEVCAEAKVEVLTLFAFSSENWQRPADEVSALMDLFFKALRREAKRLNDNNISLRIIGDRSRFHPELQAAMREAEAMTVGANRFVLQIAANYGGQWDIAQAAQRLAREVQAGHLRPEDITPELLQTCLATGDLPLPDLCIRTGGEHRISNFLLWQLAYAELYFSDLFWPDFKHDAMRNALADFASRQRRFGKTSEQVEAGARV, encoded by the coding sequence ATGGATAAGACCAAGCAGACTGCGCCGTCCGCGGTGCCGCGCCATGTCGCGATCATCATGGATGGCAATAATCGCTGGGCGAAGAAACGCTTTATGCCGGGTGTCGCCGGGCATAAAGCGGGCGTGGATGCGGTGCGCGCGGTGATTGAGGTGTGTGCCGAGGCCAAGGTCGAAGTACTCACCTTGTTCGCCTTTTCCAGCGAGAACTGGCAGCGCCCTGCCGATGAGGTCAGCGCCTTGATGGATCTGTTCTTCAAGGCTCTGCGTCGTGAGGCCAAGCGCCTCAACGACAACAACATCAGTTTGCGCATCATTGGCGATCGTTCGCGTTTTCACCCGGAGCTTCAGGCCGCCATGCGCGAAGCCGAGGCGATGACCGTCGGCGCCAACCGCTTTGTTCTGCAGATCGCCGCCAACTACGGCGGCCAGTGGGATATCGCGCAAGCCGCGCAGCGTCTTGCGCGCGAAGTTCAGGCCGGGCATCTGCGTCCGGAAGACATTACCCCCGAACTTTTGCAAACCTGCCTGGCGACCGGTGATCTGCCGTTGCCGGACTTGTGCATCCGTACCGGTGGTGAGCATCGCATCAGTAACTTCCTGCTGTGGCAACTGGCTTACGCCGAGTTGTACTTCTCCGACCTGTTCTGGCCGGACTTCAAACACGACGCCATGCGCAACGCGCTAGCCGATTTCGCTTCTCGCCAGCGTCGCTTCGGTAAAACGAGCGAGCAGGTCGAGGCTGGGGCCCGGGTTTAA